One genomic window of Panicum hallii strain FIL2 chromosome 6, PHallii_v3.1, whole genome shotgun sequence includes the following:
- the LOC112896769 gene encoding uncharacterized protein LOC112896769 — MDKLSASEILVNRNPSCENVEMNEQSDDLYGSSSTMSTSLSSLDNQDDIHDQIKSIGNLSGKALPSLSFLSRLGSCGCISPNIEGRSSASNRTRPLAHEVQAAANYSPERSMSTLSDAIHCSSPILQSLLCSGSSLNTKVTTIPPLQSEMYSPTINARAFQAFCESTKLINLSSSLSAKYNMKPLDAVYQSLPSKFEKLMNRPLACLIDTNMLDPSYDNKKSRVPGKYSLDFDGAFMMSDDLTYGSYSYGVQEDSDIPLNLSVVKYNLEKLSGRIGSSSDYLGSTPEIACFRIDEDRTILGENENQVKLSIPVGRNYSRQRLAAEKPLGYATNINESKGTSSLDLTAGKFYTRKPDQHVHIRVNQDIKHLKENRTSSIRKAGKVTHPLLDRLSKMEMLSSKSERNRSETNIEKGGRPRNIVSNMTSFIPLVKQKQRPLTSCVKRDVRVRALEVAEAAKRREEKKQTEREKRKTAVELERERLKQENEHRQKQVEQQKKMDADIITRKRQRENHGKRRNARKRNCVEGAPKHQKQLVEKMHSTNAVKDACPNNTDVKDLVENLVRGLKNQLLSDERMESVHRLLASESSSLKGVSADWKSEGSGFQVQESLSDNVDMDYEMSPYEDSDEEDIDILEHKREIRRRRKLIPSWAQSQNLNKILQSNQALDPREVFAHKCSFNLSDVLTSGIPHRLFN; from the exons ATGGACAAATTAAGTGCAAGTGAAATCCTGGTAAATAGGAATCCATCTTGTGAAAATGTAGAGATGAATGAACAATCAGATGATCTGTATGGTTCTTCTAGCACAATGAGCACATCATTATCATCCCTGGACAATCAAGATGACATCCATGACCAGATAAAATCTATAGGAAATCTCTCAGGGAAGGCACTACCTTCACTCTCTTTCTTAAGTAGGTTGGGATCATGTGGATGCATTTCGCCCAATATTGAGGGAAGGAGCAGTGCAAGTAACCGGACACGTCCATTGGCACATGAAGTTCAAGCAGCTGCAAATTATTCACCTGAAAGAAGTATGTCTACCTTGTCAGATGCTATCCATTGCAGTTCTCCAATCTTGCAATCTTTGCTGTGTAGTGGCAGCAGTCTGAATACTAAAGTAACAACAATTCCTCCACTGCAGTCTGAAATGTACAGCCCGACCATTAATGCTAGGGCATTTCAGGCATTTTGTGAGTCTACAAAGTTGATCAACTTGAGTTCCAGCCTTTCTGCAAAGTATAATATGAAACCACTGGATGCTGTGTATCAGTCACTGCCATCTAAATTTGAGAAACTTATGAACCGACCCCTTGCCTGTTTGATAGACACTAACATGCTGGATCCAAGTTATGATAACAAGAAATCGAGAGTTCCCGGCAAATATAGTTTGGATTTTGATGGTGCATTTATGATGTCCGATGACCTTACTTATGGTTCTTATTCTTATGGTGTCCAAGAGGATAGTGATATTCCTTTGAACCTTTCAGTTGTGAAGTATAACCTGGAAAAACTATCTGGAAGAATTGGATCAAGTTCAGATTATTTGGGCTCTACACCAGAAATAGCCTGCTTTAGAATTGATGAAGATAGGACTATTCTAGGGGAAAATGAGAATCAAGTGAAATTATCCATTCCTGTCGGTAGAAATTATTCAAGGCAACGTTTGGCTGCTGAAAAGCCACTTGGGTATGCTACCAACATAAATGAAAGCAAAGGAACAAGTAGCCTAGACTTAACAGCTGGAAAATTTTACACAAGGAAGCCTGATCAGCATGTGCATATCAGAGTTAACCAAGACATAAAGCACCTGAAGGAGAACCGTACTTCTTCAATTAGGAAAGCAGGGAAAGTGACTCATCCGCTCCTTGACAGGTTAAGCAAGATGGAAATGTTGTCGAGCAAAAGTGAAAGGAACAGAAGCGAAACAAACATTGAGAAAGGAGGCAGGCCTAGGAATATAGTATCTAATATGACATCATTTATACCACTTGTAAAACAAAAGCAACGACCTCTGACATCATGCG TCAAAAGAGATGTTAGAGTGAGGGCACTTGAGGTGGCTGAAGCTGCAAAGCGTCGTGAAGAGAAGAAACAAACTGAGCGTGAAAAGCGCAAAACAGCTGTGGAATTAGAGCGTGAAAGATTAAAGCAAGAGAATGAGCACAGACAGAAACAAGTGGAGCAGCAGAAGAAAATGGATGCAGACATTATTACTAGAAAGAGGCAGAGGGAAAATCATGGAAAGAGGAGAAATGCAAGAAAAAGGAATTGCGTTGAAGGGGCACCAAAACATCAAAAGCAACTGGTGGAAAAAATGCACTCCACAAATGCCGTGAAGGATGCTTGTCCAAACAATACT GATGTCAAGGATCTGGTGGAGAATTTAGTGAGAGGGCTGAAGAATCAATTATTATCAGATGAAAGGATGGAATCTGTTCATAGGCTTCTGGCATCTGAAAGCAGCAGTCTAAAGGGTGTGTCAGCGGATTGGAAATCTGAAGGTTCTGGGTTTCAGGTTCAGGAAAGCTTGTCAGACAATGTGGATATG GACTATGAAATGTCACCTTATGAAGATTCTGATGAAGAGGATATTGACATCTTGGAGCATAAAAGGGAAATAAGGCGTAGACGTAAATTGATTCCATCATGGGCTCA GTCACAGAACTTGAATAAAATCTTGCAATCCAATCAGGCCTTAGACCCTAGAGAAGTTTTTGCTCACAAGTGCTCTTTCAATTTATCTGATG TTCTTACATCTGGCATTCCTCATCGACTATTCAATTAG
- the LOC112896770 gene encoding serine/threonine-protein kinase D6PK-like, whose product MTSMSVEAAEQNVPGHQVKPGVDPVPAKEKKKDVDSTPELTAKEILEEQKPSHRRQESSASMMDKGPSSVCSDSGVLDEPLTQQGDSGELKDVQSLDCNGNQEKNTSQKSSISESFVSAKASDGTNSLRKTSGSAKISDRADIPESGKSSMCRPSASSNISDESSCSSMSSNTTKPHKGSDSRWEAIRVIRSRDGILGLSHFRLLKKLGCGDIGSVYLSELNGTKNHFAMKVMDKGSLASRKKLLRAQTEREILQSLDHPFLPTLYTHFETDKFSCLVMEFCPGGDLHTLRQRQPGKYFSEQAAKFYVAEVLLALEYLHMLGIIYRDLKPENVLVREDGHIMLSDFDLSLRCDVSPTVVKSSNPGPDALQRNNQAYCVQPACIEPSCIQPACVAPTTCFGPRFFSSKSKSKKEKKPKPKPEIVNQVSPLPELIAEPTDARSMSFVGTHEYLAPEIIKGEGHGSAVDWWTFGIFLYELLFGKTPFKGSGNRATLFNVVGQPLRFPESPIVSFSARDLIRGLLVKDPQHRLGYKRGTTEIKQHPFFEGVNWALIRCASPPDVPKPVELDRPPKPAPANDKATPAANQKGTDNFLEFEFF is encoded by the exons ATGACCAGCATGTCTGTCGAGGCTGCAGAGCAGAATGTGCCTGGACACCAGGTCAAACCAGGGGTTGATCCAGTTCCTGCAAAGGAGAAGAAGAAAGATGTGGACAGCACGCCCGAGCTTACTGCTAAGGAGATTTTGGAGGAGCAAAAGCCCTCCCATCGGCGGCAAGAGTCTTCTGCATCTATGATGGACAAGGGTCCTTCCAGTGTTTGCTCAGACTCTGGTGTCCTGGACGAGCCGCTAACCCAGCAAGGCGATTCTGGGGAGCTGAAAGATGTTCAGAGCTTGGATTGCAACGGTAACCAGGAGAAGAATACATCTCAGAAGAGCAGCATAAGCGAGAGCTTTGTTTCAGCCAAAGCCAGCGATGGGACAAACAGCCTGAGGAAGACCAGTGGCAGTGCTAAGATCAGCGACCGAGCTGATATTCCGGAGAGTGGGAAGAGCAGCATGTGCCGCCCGAGTGCAAGCAGCAACATTAGTGATGAGAGCTCGTGCAGTAGCATGAGCAGCAACACAACAAAGCCGCACAAGGGGAGTGATTCTAGGTGGGAAGCCATCCGAGTGATCAGATCAAGGGATGGCATTCTTGGTTTGAGCCATTTTAGGCTGCTGAAGAAGCTGGGTTGTGGTGATATTGGCAGCGTGTACCTCTCTGAACTGAATGGCACAAAGAACCACTTTGCCATGAAGGTCATGGACAAAGGGTCTTTGGCGAGTCGCAAGAAGCTTCTTCGAGCACAGACAGAGCGGGAGATACTGCAGTCACTGGACCATCCGTTTCTTCCAACACTATATACCCACTTTGAGACAGATAAATTCTCATGTTTGGTGATGGAGTTCTGCCCAGGAGGGGACCTGCACACTCTTCGACAAAGGCAGCCTGGAAAGTATTTTTCTGAGCAAGCAGCCAA GTTCTATGTAGCAGAAGTTCTACTTGCACTGGAATACCTGCATATGCTCGGTATTATATACCGTGATTTGAAGCCAGAGAACGTCCTTGTTCGGGAGGATGGGCACATCATGCTGTCTGATTTTGACCTCTCCCTTCGTTGCGATGTAAGCCCTACTGTTGTCAAGTCTTCCAATCCTGGACCAGATGCCCTGCAGAGGAACAACCAAGCATACTGTGTTCAGCCTGCTTGTATTGAGCCGTCCTGCATCCAGCCAGCATGTGTCGCTCCAACTACTTGCTTTGGTCCCCGGTTTTTCTCCTCCAAGTCCAAGTCCAAGAAGGAGAAGAAACCAAAGCCAAAGCCTGAGATTGTCAACCAAGTTAGCCCACTGCCTGAGCTCATTGCGGAGCCAACTGATGCTCGTTCCATGTCGTTTGTTGGCACCCATGAGTACCTGGCGCCAGAAATAATCAAGGGAGAAGGTCATGGCAGTGCAGTGGACTGGTGGACTTTTGGtatattcctgtatgaactcctGTTTGGTAAGACCCCTTTCAAGGGATCAGGAAACCGGGCTACTCTCTTCAATGTTGTTGGTCAGCCCCTTCGATTCCCAGAGTCCCCAATTGTGAGTTTCTCAGCTAGGGACCTGATAAGAGGATTGCTGGTCAAGGACCCACAGCATCGTCTTGGCTACAAGCGAGGGACTACTGAGATTAAGCAGCACCCATTCTTTGAGGGTGTCAACTGGGCACTGATACGGTGCGCGAGCCCTCCAGATGTACCAAAGCCTGTTGAGCTGGATCGCCCACCGAAGCCGGCCCCAGCTAATGATAAGGCGACTCCAGCTGCCAATCAGAAGGGCACAGATAACTTTCTGGAGTTTGAATTCTTCTag